From a single Micromonospora sp. WMMD1102 genomic region:
- the rpsR gene encoding 30S ribosomal protein S18, with amino-acid sequence MAKAAALRKPKKKVNPLDKDGITYIDYKDTALLRKFISDRGKIRARRVTGVTSQQQRQIARAVKNAREMALLPYTATAR; translated from the coding sequence ATGGCGAAGGCTGCGGCACTGCGCAAGCCGAAGAAGAAGGTGAACCCGCTCGACAAGGACGGGATCACCTACATCGACTACAAGGACACCGCGCTGCTGCGCAAGTTCATCTCCGACCGCGGCAAGATCCGCGCTCGGCGGGTGACCGGGGTCACCTCCCAGCAGCAGCGGCAGATCGCCCGTGCGGTCAAGAACGCCCGCGAGATGGCGCTCCTGCCGTACACGGCCACGGCCCGCTGA
- the rplI gene encoding 50S ribosomal protein L9 produces MKIILTQEVSGLGGPGDIVEVKDGYGRNYLLPQGFAIAWTKGAEKQVTVIQRARAAREIRDLGHANEVKAQLEGLKVNLTARAGNGGRLFGSVTPGDVVDAVKAAGGPSLDRRRLELPGTIKSIGSHQVRVKLHPEVTARFDLKVVPGK; encoded by the coding sequence ATGAAGATCATCCTGACTCAGGAGGTGTCGGGCCTCGGCGGTCCCGGCGACATCGTGGAGGTCAAGGACGGCTACGGCCGTAACTACCTGCTGCCGCAGGGCTTCGCGATCGCCTGGACCAAGGGCGCGGAGAAGCAGGTCACGGTTATCCAGCGGGCCCGCGCGGCCCGGGAGATCCGGGACCTCGGGCACGCCAACGAGGTGAAGGCGCAGTTGGAGGGCCTCAAGGTCAACCTGACCGCGCGCGCCGGCAACGGCGGGCGGCTCTTCGGCTCGGTGACCCCCGGCGACGTGGTCGACGCGGTGAAGGCGGCCGGTGGGCCGTCCCTCGACCGGCGTCGGCTGGAGCTGCCCGGCACCATCAAGTCGATCGGTAGCCACCAGGTGCGGGTCAAGCTGCACCCGGAGGTCACCGCACGGTTCGACCTCAAGGTCGTACCGGGCAAGTAG